In the genome of Anabas testudineus chromosome 4, fAnaTes1.2, whole genome shotgun sequence, one region contains:
- the farp2 gene encoding FERM, ARHGEF and pleckstrin domain-containing protein 2 isoform X3, which translates to MGELEGSYRVLQTPGTRLGAQFNAGISTLEPGQSLSGNMIGGSKSHGRGLQIRVQGLDDSQEFFDIDPKALGQALLSEVFHSGNLIESDYFGLEFQNMQMNWVWLEPTKPIMKQVRRPANTLFRLSVKFFPPDPGQLHEEYTRYLFSLQMKRDLMEGRLICTENTGALLASHLVQSEIGDYDDAADRDFLRMNKLLPYQEKVQERIMELHRRHLGQTPAESDFQILEIARKLEMYGVRFHPAADREGTKINLAVAHMGLQVFQGHTKINTFNWSKIRKLSFKRKRFLIKLHPEVHGPHEDTLEFLMASRDQCKIFWKICVEYHSFFRLLDQPQPKSKTMLFNRGSSFRYSGRTQKQLVEYVRENGAKRTPYQRRNSKIRMSSRSIATDVPKQSLSFNDGLRASASPSSATVSFHPAHISGILQQTELQPQTQPLTTLNQSPASLQQQQQLQPRRQAARPPSPPKEEPVKPASPSHYAFQDSVVDSPQLSPFNSKGPLCLSPSFQMSTLSLPGQTPSPLQSPILSERYPTDKAYFIAKEILTTERTYLKDLEVITVWFRSAVIKDNAMPEGLMTLLFSNIDPIYEFHRGFLKELDQRLALWEGRSNAHVKGDYQRIGDVMLRNMCALKEFTGYLQKHDEVLTELEKATKRLKKLETVYKEFELQKVCYLPLNTFLLKPIQRLMHYKLILERLCKHYSPAHRDHDDCKEALKEVAEIATQLQSSLIRLENFQKLTELQRDLIGIENLTAPGREFIREGCLYKLTKKGLQQRMFFLFSDMLLYTSKGVTATNQFKVHGQLPLHGMIVEESENEWSVPHCFTIYSAQRTIVVAASSKVEMGKWIEDLNIAIDLAKKSQDKSSIFLDAELGDRSNRSSDEVSLEQESEDDMNSSHTSLDKQTHHRANTTMHVCWHRNTSVSMSDHSLAVENQLSGYLLRKFKNSNGWQKLWVVFTNFCLFFYKTHQDDFPLASLPLLGYTVSTPEESDSIHKEYVFKLQFKSHVYFFRAESEYTFERWMEVIKSAASTTGRMSLLIPKGGSLEMNGN; encoded by the exons ATGGGGGAGTTAGAGGGCTCGTACCGGGTCCTGCAGACCCCTGGCACAAGGCTGGGAGCCCAGTTCAATGCTGGTATCAGCACTTTGGAGCCGGGCCAGAGCCTCAGTGGCAACATGATCGGTGGGAGCAAAAGCCATGGACGAGGACTGCAAATCCGTGTGCAGGGGCTGGATGACTCCCAGGAGTTCTTTGATATAGAT cCAAAAGCTCTTGGACAGGCTCTCCTCTCTGAGGTTTTCCACAGTGGCAACCTCATAGAGAGTGATTACTTTGGCCTTGAGTTTCAGAACATGCAGATGAACTGG GTTTGGCTGGAACCCACAAAACCCATTATGAAACAAGTCAGAA GACCAGCAAATACGCTATTTAGACTCTCGGTGAAATTCTTTCCTCCAGACCCTGGTCAGCTGCACGAGGAGTACACAAG GTACTTATTCTCTCTGCAGATGAAAAGAGATCTTATGGAGGGCAGGTTGATCTGCACTGAAAATACTGGAGCCCTGCTGGCCTCTCACCTTGTCCAGT CGGAGATTGGTGACTATGATGATGCAGCTGACAGGGACTTCCTGAGGATGAATAAGCTGTTGCCTTACCAAGAGAAGGTGCAAGAGAGAATCATGGAGCTCCACCGCAGGCACCT GGGCCAGACTCCTGCTGAATCAGATTTCCAAATTCTGGAGATTGCTCGTAAACTGGAGATGTATGGTGTCCGCTTCCACCCAGCAGCTGACCGGGAAGGCACTAAGATCAATCTGGCTGTTGCTCATATGGGTCTTCAGGTTTTTCAG GgtcacacaaaaataaatacctTCAACTGGTCCAAGATTCGCAAACTTAGCTTCAAGAGAAAACGGTTCCTCATCAAACTCCACCCAGAGGTCCAT GGCCCCCATGAAGATACTCTGGAGTTCCTGATGGCCAGTCGGGACCAGTGTAAAATCTTTTGGAAGATCTGCGTGGAGTACCACTCATTTTTCCGTTTGTTAGACCAACCCCAACCTAAATCCAAAACCATGCTCTTCAATAGAGGCTCATCCTTTAGATACAG TGGGAGGACCCAGAAACAACTTGTGGAGTATGTCAGGGAAAATGGAGCAAAGAGAACACCATACCAGAG GAGGAACAGTAAGATACGAATGTCCTCTCGATCCATAGCAACAGACGTGCCAAAACAG AGTTTGTCATTCAATGACGGTCTCAGGGCCTCAGCCTCCCCTTCCTCTGCTACCGTGTCCTTCCACCCAGCACACATCTCTGGCATCCTCCAACAAACAGAACTCCAACCTCAGACCCAGCCTTTGACGACACTGAACCAGTCTCCAGCAtctctccagcagcagcagcagcttcagcccCGCCGGCAAGCTGCCAGACCCCCCAGCCCTCCGAAGGAGGAACCTGTCAAGCCTGCTTCCCCATCTCACTACGCTTTTCAAG ATTCGGTCGTGGATAGCCCTCAGCTCTCGCCCTTCAATTCAAAGGGTCCCCTCTGCCTGTCGCCCTCCTTTCAGATGTCAACACTCAGCCTACCAGGCCAGACCCCGTCGCCCCTGCAAAGCCCCATCCTGAGTGAG CGATATCCCACCGATAAAGCCTATTTCATTGCCAAAGAGATTCTGACCACAGAGCGAACATACCTTAAAGACCTCGAGGTCATCACCGTG TGGTTCCGCAGTGCTGTGATCAAAGACAACGCCATGCCCGAGGGCCTGATGACCCTGCTCTTCTCCAACATCGACCCCATCTATGAGTTCCACCGTGGCTTCCTCAAGGAGTTAGACCAGAGGCTGGCTCTCTG GGAGGGACGCTCCAATGCTCATGTCAAAGGGGACTACCAGAGGATTGGTGATGTGATGCTGAGGAACATGTGTGCCCTTAAG GAGTTCACCGGCTACCTGCAGAAGCATGATGAGGTGCTGACAGAGCTGGAGAAAGCCACCAAGAGACTGAAGAAGCTGGAGACCGTATACAAAGAGTTCGAGTTGCAGAAGGTCTGCTACTTGCCCCTCAACACATTCCTGCTCAAGCCCATCCAGCGCCTCATGCACTACAAACTCATCCTGGAGAGATTATGCAAGCATTACTCCCCTGCTCACCGCGACCATGACGACTGCAAAG AGGCTCTGAAGGAGGTGGCAGAGATAGCCACCCAGCTGCAGAGCAGTCTTATCCGGCTGGAGAATTTCCAAAAGCTAACGGAGCTTCAGAGAGACCTGATCGGTATAGAGAACTTGACAGCACCAGGCAGG GAGTTCATTCGAGAGGGTTGTCTCTACAAGCTCACCAAGAAAGGGCTGCAGCAGAGAATGTTTTTCCTG TTCTCAGACATGCTCCTCTACACAAGCAAAGGTGTTACGGCAACTAATCAGTTCAAAGTGCACGGACAGCTGCCTCTTCATGGCATGATA gtagaggaaagtgaaaatgaatggtCAGTCCCGCACTGCTTCACCATCTACTCTGCTCAAAGAACCATTGTAGTTGCTGCCAG CTCTAAGGTGGAGATGGGGAAGTGGATTGAGGATCTGAACATAGCTATAGACCTGGCCAAGAAGTCTCAAGATAAATCCAGCATCTTCCTCGATGCCGAACTCGGTGATCGCTCCAACC GATCATCTGACGAGGTTTCTCTGGAGCAGGAGTCGGAGGATGACATGAACTCCTCCCATACTTCACTGGATAAGCAGACACATCACCGTGCCAACACAACCATGCACGTGTGCTGGCACCGCAACACCAGTGTGTCTATGTCTGATCACAGCCTGGCTGTGGAG AACCAGCTGTCAGGATACCTCCTGAGGAAGTTCAAGAACAGCAACGGCTGGCAGAAGCTCTGGGTTGTTTTTACCAACTTCTGCTTGTTCTTCTACAAGACTCACCAG GACGACTTCCCGTTGGCTAGTCTGCCCCTGCTCGGCTACACAGTCAGCACCCCCGAGGAGTCGGACAGCATTCACAAGGAGTACGTCTTCAAACTGCAGTTCAAGTCCCATGTTTACTTCTTCAGAGCAGAGAGCGAGTACACCTTCGAAAG ATGGATGGAGGTGATCAAGAGTGCAGCCAGCACCACAGGCCGGATGAGCCTGCTCATACCTAAAGGAGGATCCCTGGAGATGAACGGAAACTGA
- the farp2 gene encoding FERM, ARHGEF and pleckstrin domain-containing protein 2 isoform X4, translating to MGELEGSYRVLQTPGTRLGAQFNAGISTLEPGQSLSGNMIGGSKSHGRGLQIRVQGLDDSQEFFDIDPKALGQALLSEVFHSGNLIESDYFGLEFQNMQMNWVWLEPTKPIMKQVRRPANTLFRLSVKFFPPDPGQLHEEYTRYLFSLQMKRDLMEGRLICTENTGALLASHLVQSEIGDYDDAADRDFLRMNKLLPYQEKVQERIMELHRRHLGQTPAESDFQILEIARKLEMYGVRFHPAADREGTKINLAVAHMGLQVFQGHTKINTFNWSKIRKLSFKRKRFLIKLHPEVHGPHEDTLEFLMASRDQCKIFWKICVEYHSFFRLLDQPQPKSKTMLFNRGSSFRYSGRTQKQLVEYVRENGAKRTPYQRRNSKIRMSSRSIATDVPKQSLSFNDGLRASASPSSATVSFHPAHISGILQQTELQPQTQPLTTLNQSPASLQQQQQLQPRRQAARPPSPPKEEPVKPASPSHYAFQDSVVDSPQLSPFNSKGPLCLSPSFQMSTLSLPGQTPSPLQSPILSEVGSNARLEEEEEGRRKRYPTDKAYFIAKEILTTERTYLKDLEVITVWFRSAVIKDNAMPEGLMTLLFSNIDPIYEFHRGFLKELDQRLALWEGRSNAHVKGDYQRIGDVMLRNMCALKEFTGYLQKHDEVLTELEKATKRLKKLETVYKEFELQKVCYLPLNTFLLKPIQRLMHYKLILERLCKHYSPAHRDHDDCKEALKEVAEIATQLQSSLIRLENFQKLTELQRDLIGIENLTAPGREFIREGCLYKLTKKGLQQRMFFLFSDMLLYTSKGVTATNQFKVHGQLPLHGMIVEESENEWSVPHCFTIYSAQRTIVVAASSKVEMGKWIEDLNIAIDLAKKSQDKSSIFLDAELGDRSNRSSDEVSLEQESEDDMNSSHTSLDKQTHHRANTTMHVCWHRNTSVSMSDHSLAVEVLLLRPH from the exons ATGGGGGAGTTAGAGGGCTCGTACCGGGTCCTGCAGACCCCTGGCACAAGGCTGGGAGCCCAGTTCAATGCTGGTATCAGCACTTTGGAGCCGGGCCAGAGCCTCAGTGGCAACATGATCGGTGGGAGCAAAAGCCATGGACGAGGACTGCAAATCCGTGTGCAGGGGCTGGATGACTCCCAGGAGTTCTTTGATATAGAT cCAAAAGCTCTTGGACAGGCTCTCCTCTCTGAGGTTTTCCACAGTGGCAACCTCATAGAGAGTGATTACTTTGGCCTTGAGTTTCAGAACATGCAGATGAACTGG GTTTGGCTGGAACCCACAAAACCCATTATGAAACAAGTCAGAA GACCAGCAAATACGCTATTTAGACTCTCGGTGAAATTCTTTCCTCCAGACCCTGGTCAGCTGCACGAGGAGTACACAAG GTACTTATTCTCTCTGCAGATGAAAAGAGATCTTATGGAGGGCAGGTTGATCTGCACTGAAAATACTGGAGCCCTGCTGGCCTCTCACCTTGTCCAGT CGGAGATTGGTGACTATGATGATGCAGCTGACAGGGACTTCCTGAGGATGAATAAGCTGTTGCCTTACCAAGAGAAGGTGCAAGAGAGAATCATGGAGCTCCACCGCAGGCACCT GGGCCAGACTCCTGCTGAATCAGATTTCCAAATTCTGGAGATTGCTCGTAAACTGGAGATGTATGGTGTCCGCTTCCACCCAGCAGCTGACCGGGAAGGCACTAAGATCAATCTGGCTGTTGCTCATATGGGTCTTCAGGTTTTTCAG GgtcacacaaaaataaatacctTCAACTGGTCCAAGATTCGCAAACTTAGCTTCAAGAGAAAACGGTTCCTCATCAAACTCCACCCAGAGGTCCAT GGCCCCCATGAAGATACTCTGGAGTTCCTGATGGCCAGTCGGGACCAGTGTAAAATCTTTTGGAAGATCTGCGTGGAGTACCACTCATTTTTCCGTTTGTTAGACCAACCCCAACCTAAATCCAAAACCATGCTCTTCAATAGAGGCTCATCCTTTAGATACAG TGGGAGGACCCAGAAACAACTTGTGGAGTATGTCAGGGAAAATGGAGCAAAGAGAACACCATACCAGAG GAGGAACAGTAAGATACGAATGTCCTCTCGATCCATAGCAACAGACGTGCCAAAACAG AGTTTGTCATTCAATGACGGTCTCAGGGCCTCAGCCTCCCCTTCCTCTGCTACCGTGTCCTTCCACCCAGCACACATCTCTGGCATCCTCCAACAAACAGAACTCCAACCTCAGACCCAGCCTTTGACGACACTGAACCAGTCTCCAGCAtctctccagcagcagcagcagcttcagcccCGCCGGCAAGCTGCCAGACCCCCCAGCCCTCCGAAGGAGGAACCTGTCAAGCCTGCTTCCCCATCTCACTACGCTTTTCAAG ATTCGGTCGTGGATAGCCCTCAGCTCTCGCCCTTCAATTCAAAGGGTCCCCTCTGCCTGTCGCCCTCCTTTCAGATGTCAACACTCAGCCTACCAGGCCAGACCCCGTCGCCCCTGCAAAGCCCCATCCTGAGTGAGGTGGGCAGCAATGCCAGgctagaggaggaggaggagggcaggagGAAG CGATATCCCACCGATAAAGCCTATTTCATTGCCAAAGAGATTCTGACCACAGAGCGAACATACCTTAAAGACCTCGAGGTCATCACCGTG TGGTTCCGCAGTGCTGTGATCAAAGACAACGCCATGCCCGAGGGCCTGATGACCCTGCTCTTCTCCAACATCGACCCCATCTATGAGTTCCACCGTGGCTTCCTCAAGGAGTTAGACCAGAGGCTGGCTCTCTG GGAGGGACGCTCCAATGCTCATGTCAAAGGGGACTACCAGAGGATTGGTGATGTGATGCTGAGGAACATGTGTGCCCTTAAG GAGTTCACCGGCTACCTGCAGAAGCATGATGAGGTGCTGACAGAGCTGGAGAAAGCCACCAAGAGACTGAAGAAGCTGGAGACCGTATACAAAGAGTTCGAGTTGCAGAAGGTCTGCTACTTGCCCCTCAACACATTCCTGCTCAAGCCCATCCAGCGCCTCATGCACTACAAACTCATCCTGGAGAGATTATGCAAGCATTACTCCCCTGCTCACCGCGACCATGACGACTGCAAAG AGGCTCTGAAGGAGGTGGCAGAGATAGCCACCCAGCTGCAGAGCAGTCTTATCCGGCTGGAGAATTTCCAAAAGCTAACGGAGCTTCAGAGAGACCTGATCGGTATAGAGAACTTGACAGCACCAGGCAGG GAGTTCATTCGAGAGGGTTGTCTCTACAAGCTCACCAAGAAAGGGCTGCAGCAGAGAATGTTTTTCCTG TTCTCAGACATGCTCCTCTACACAAGCAAAGGTGTTACGGCAACTAATCAGTTCAAAGTGCACGGACAGCTGCCTCTTCATGGCATGATA gtagaggaaagtgaaaatgaatggtCAGTCCCGCACTGCTTCACCATCTACTCTGCTCAAAGAACCATTGTAGTTGCTGCCAG CTCTAAGGTGGAGATGGGGAAGTGGATTGAGGATCTGAACATAGCTATAGACCTGGCCAAGAAGTCTCAAGATAAATCCAGCATCTTCCTCGATGCCGAACTCGGTGATCGCTCCAACC GATCATCTGACGAGGTTTCTCTGGAGCAGGAGTCGGAGGATGACATGAACTCCTCCCATACTTCACTGGATAAGCAGACACATCACCGTGCCAACACAACCATGCACGTGTGCTGGCACCGCAACACCAGTGTGTCTATGTCTGATCACAGCCTGGCTGTGGAGGTACTCCTCCTCCGCCCACACtga
- the farp2 gene encoding FERM, ARHGEF and pleckstrin domain-containing protein 2 isoform X1, which yields MGELEGSYRVLQTPGTRLGAQFNAGISTLEPGQSLSGNMIGGSKSHGRGLQIRVQGLDDSQEFFDIDPKALGQALLSEVFHSGNLIESDYFGLEFQNMQMNWVWLEPTKPIMKQVRRPANTLFRLSVKFFPPDPGQLHEEYTRYLFSLQMKRDLMEGRLICTENTGALLASHLVQSEIGDYDDAADRDFLRMNKLLPYQEKVQERIMELHRRHLGQTPAESDFQILEIARKLEMYGVRFHPAADREGTKINLAVAHMGLQVFQGHTKINTFNWSKIRKLSFKRKRFLIKLHPEVHGPHEDTLEFLMASRDQCKIFWKICVEYHSFFRLLDQPQPKSKTMLFNRGSSFRYSGRTQKQLVEYVRENGAKRTPYQRRNSKIRMSSRSIATDVPKQSLSFNDGLRASASPSSATVSFHPAHISGILQQTELQPQTQPLTTLNQSPASLQQQQQLQPRRQAARPPSPPKEEPVKPASPSHYAFQDSVVDSPQLSPFNSKGPLCLSPSFQMSTLSLPGQTPSPLQSPILSEVGSNARLEEEEEGRRKRYPTDKAYFIAKEILTTERTYLKDLEVITVWFRSAVIKDNAMPEGLMTLLFSNIDPIYEFHRGFLKELDQRLALWEGRSNAHVKGDYQRIGDVMLRNMCALKEFTGYLQKHDEVLTELEKATKRLKKLETVYKEFELQKVCYLPLNTFLLKPIQRLMHYKLILERLCKHYSPAHRDHDDCKEALKEVAEIATQLQSSLIRLENFQKLTELQRDLIGIENLTAPGREFIREGCLYKLTKKGLQQRMFFLFSDMLLYTSKGVTATNQFKVHGQLPLHGMIVEESENEWSVPHCFTIYSAQRTIVVAASSKVEMGKWIEDLNIAIDLAKKSQDKSSIFLDAELGDRSNRSSDEVSLEQESEDDMNSSHTSLDKQTHHRANTTMHVCWHRNTSVSMSDHSLAVENQLSGYLLRKFKNSNGWQKLWVVFTNFCLFFYKTHQDDFPLASLPLLGYTVSTPEESDSIHKEYVFKLQFKSHVYFFRAESEYTFERWMEVIKSAASTTGRMSLLIPKGGSLEMNGN from the exons ATGGGGGAGTTAGAGGGCTCGTACCGGGTCCTGCAGACCCCTGGCACAAGGCTGGGAGCCCAGTTCAATGCTGGTATCAGCACTTTGGAGCCGGGCCAGAGCCTCAGTGGCAACATGATCGGTGGGAGCAAAAGCCATGGACGAGGACTGCAAATCCGTGTGCAGGGGCTGGATGACTCCCAGGAGTTCTTTGATATAGAT cCAAAAGCTCTTGGACAGGCTCTCCTCTCTGAGGTTTTCCACAGTGGCAACCTCATAGAGAGTGATTACTTTGGCCTTGAGTTTCAGAACATGCAGATGAACTGG GTTTGGCTGGAACCCACAAAACCCATTATGAAACAAGTCAGAA GACCAGCAAATACGCTATTTAGACTCTCGGTGAAATTCTTTCCTCCAGACCCTGGTCAGCTGCACGAGGAGTACACAAG GTACTTATTCTCTCTGCAGATGAAAAGAGATCTTATGGAGGGCAGGTTGATCTGCACTGAAAATACTGGAGCCCTGCTGGCCTCTCACCTTGTCCAGT CGGAGATTGGTGACTATGATGATGCAGCTGACAGGGACTTCCTGAGGATGAATAAGCTGTTGCCTTACCAAGAGAAGGTGCAAGAGAGAATCATGGAGCTCCACCGCAGGCACCT GGGCCAGACTCCTGCTGAATCAGATTTCCAAATTCTGGAGATTGCTCGTAAACTGGAGATGTATGGTGTCCGCTTCCACCCAGCAGCTGACCGGGAAGGCACTAAGATCAATCTGGCTGTTGCTCATATGGGTCTTCAGGTTTTTCAG GgtcacacaaaaataaatacctTCAACTGGTCCAAGATTCGCAAACTTAGCTTCAAGAGAAAACGGTTCCTCATCAAACTCCACCCAGAGGTCCAT GGCCCCCATGAAGATACTCTGGAGTTCCTGATGGCCAGTCGGGACCAGTGTAAAATCTTTTGGAAGATCTGCGTGGAGTACCACTCATTTTTCCGTTTGTTAGACCAACCCCAACCTAAATCCAAAACCATGCTCTTCAATAGAGGCTCATCCTTTAGATACAG TGGGAGGACCCAGAAACAACTTGTGGAGTATGTCAGGGAAAATGGAGCAAAGAGAACACCATACCAGAG GAGGAACAGTAAGATACGAATGTCCTCTCGATCCATAGCAACAGACGTGCCAAAACAG AGTTTGTCATTCAATGACGGTCTCAGGGCCTCAGCCTCCCCTTCCTCTGCTACCGTGTCCTTCCACCCAGCACACATCTCTGGCATCCTCCAACAAACAGAACTCCAACCTCAGACCCAGCCTTTGACGACACTGAACCAGTCTCCAGCAtctctccagcagcagcagcagcttcagcccCGCCGGCAAGCTGCCAGACCCCCCAGCCCTCCGAAGGAGGAACCTGTCAAGCCTGCTTCCCCATCTCACTACGCTTTTCAAG ATTCGGTCGTGGATAGCCCTCAGCTCTCGCCCTTCAATTCAAAGGGTCCCCTCTGCCTGTCGCCCTCCTTTCAGATGTCAACACTCAGCCTACCAGGCCAGACCCCGTCGCCCCTGCAAAGCCCCATCCTGAGTGAGGTGGGCAGCAATGCCAGgctagaggaggaggaggagggcaggagGAAG CGATATCCCACCGATAAAGCCTATTTCATTGCCAAAGAGATTCTGACCACAGAGCGAACATACCTTAAAGACCTCGAGGTCATCACCGTG TGGTTCCGCAGTGCTGTGATCAAAGACAACGCCATGCCCGAGGGCCTGATGACCCTGCTCTTCTCCAACATCGACCCCATCTATGAGTTCCACCGTGGCTTCCTCAAGGAGTTAGACCAGAGGCTGGCTCTCTG GGAGGGACGCTCCAATGCTCATGTCAAAGGGGACTACCAGAGGATTGGTGATGTGATGCTGAGGAACATGTGTGCCCTTAAG GAGTTCACCGGCTACCTGCAGAAGCATGATGAGGTGCTGACAGAGCTGGAGAAAGCCACCAAGAGACTGAAGAAGCTGGAGACCGTATACAAAGAGTTCGAGTTGCAGAAGGTCTGCTACTTGCCCCTCAACACATTCCTGCTCAAGCCCATCCAGCGCCTCATGCACTACAAACTCATCCTGGAGAGATTATGCAAGCATTACTCCCCTGCTCACCGCGACCATGACGACTGCAAAG AGGCTCTGAAGGAGGTGGCAGAGATAGCCACCCAGCTGCAGAGCAGTCTTATCCGGCTGGAGAATTTCCAAAAGCTAACGGAGCTTCAGAGAGACCTGATCGGTATAGAGAACTTGACAGCACCAGGCAGG GAGTTCATTCGAGAGGGTTGTCTCTACAAGCTCACCAAGAAAGGGCTGCAGCAGAGAATGTTTTTCCTG TTCTCAGACATGCTCCTCTACACAAGCAAAGGTGTTACGGCAACTAATCAGTTCAAAGTGCACGGACAGCTGCCTCTTCATGGCATGATA gtagaggaaagtgaaaatgaatggtCAGTCCCGCACTGCTTCACCATCTACTCTGCTCAAAGAACCATTGTAGTTGCTGCCAG CTCTAAGGTGGAGATGGGGAAGTGGATTGAGGATCTGAACATAGCTATAGACCTGGCCAAGAAGTCTCAAGATAAATCCAGCATCTTCCTCGATGCCGAACTCGGTGATCGCTCCAACC GATCATCTGACGAGGTTTCTCTGGAGCAGGAGTCGGAGGATGACATGAACTCCTCCCATACTTCACTGGATAAGCAGACACATCACCGTGCCAACACAACCATGCACGTGTGCTGGCACCGCAACACCAGTGTGTCTATGTCTGATCACAGCCTGGCTGTGGAG AACCAGCTGTCAGGATACCTCCTGAGGAAGTTCAAGAACAGCAACGGCTGGCAGAAGCTCTGGGTTGTTTTTACCAACTTCTGCTTGTTCTTCTACAAGACTCACCAG GACGACTTCCCGTTGGCTAGTCTGCCCCTGCTCGGCTACACAGTCAGCACCCCCGAGGAGTCGGACAGCATTCACAAGGAGTACGTCTTCAAACTGCAGTTCAAGTCCCATGTTTACTTCTTCAGAGCAGAGAGCGAGTACACCTTCGAAAG ATGGATGGAGGTGATCAAGAGTGCAGCCAGCACCACAGGCCGGATGAGCCTGCTCATACCTAAAGGAGGATCCCTGGAGATGAACGGAAACTGA